The following proteins are encoded in a genomic region of Desulfosporosinus youngiae DSM 17734:
- a CDS encoding ASKHA domain-containing protein gives MSQFQIKFMPENRVIEAEHGASLLSVAAKAGIMIKSGCGGKGTCGACKVEIISGDPIVNGTGNLTPEQLSKGIRLACKTSVQGDMTVEVPPESRLQEHQVLLGDAPKGIIQESEHDLLEKFGRQPLALKQRISLSKPTLTENSSDWARLSIELRRALKTGDKPIHIPLSVLKHLPESLRKANWDVSVTMTDTEAELTVTHIEQGNDVPPYGLAVDIGTTTVVVYLINLLTGEIVDQQGTYNKQAKYGDDVITRIVYAVESEQNLIEIRDAVVGTVNGLLDKILARQSLSSKDIASAMVAGNTTMTQLFLGVDPRYIRLEPYIPTMTTVPSFSAQEIGLHMLPEALVHCYPSVASYVGGDIVAGTLVTDLANGEDIILFIDIGTNGEIVLGNQDWLVSCACSAGPSFEGGGITFGMRAMPGAIERIFIDPETLDVSLKVINDQTPVGICGSGLVDCMAKLLGAGIIDRAGNFQLGHKSGSQRIRATADDKEFVLAWAHQAGGEKDVVITENDVKNVIRAKGAIYAGIRSLLNMVAVDIDMISRIVIAGGFGNYLNIHDAVQIGLLPDLEPERFEFIGNASVKGARLALLSQNAWREAEELGRKMTYVELSVGATYMDEYMAALFLPHTDMNLFPSFQ, from the coding sequence ATGTCCCAATTTCAAATTAAATTCATGCCTGAGAACCGCGTCATCGAAGCTGAACATGGTGCATCCCTGCTTAGTGTAGCCGCAAAAGCCGGAATCATGATCAAATCCGGGTGTGGTGGAAAGGGAACTTGTGGAGCTTGTAAAGTTGAAATTATAAGTGGGGACCCCATAGTAAACGGCACAGGTAATTTAACGCCTGAGCAGCTTTCTAAAGGAATTCGTCTGGCCTGTAAAACGTCGGTTCAAGGAGATATGACCGTTGAAGTACCTCCTGAATCTAGGTTGCAAGAACACCAAGTGTTGTTGGGGGATGCCCCAAAAGGCATCATACAGGAAAGTGAACATGATTTACTCGAGAAATTTGGGCGTCAACCTTTAGCGTTAAAGCAAAGAATTTCACTTTCCAAACCTACTTTGACGGAAAATTCCAGTGATTGGGCACGACTGAGTATAGAACTTCGCCGCGCGCTAAAAACTGGAGATAAACCCATCCATATTCCTTTATCCGTACTCAAACATTTGCCTGAATCACTTCGCAAAGCAAATTGGGATGTATCTGTAACTATGACTGATACAGAAGCTGAGTTAACTGTTACACACATTGAGCAGGGAAATGATGTCCCCCCTTATGGGCTTGCTGTTGATATTGGTACCACGACAGTCGTTGTCTATCTTATTAATCTTTTGACGGGAGAGATCGTTGATCAGCAGGGTACCTATAATAAACAAGCAAAATATGGGGATGACGTTATAACTCGGATTGTATATGCAGTTGAAAGCGAACAGAACTTAATAGAGATCAGGGATGCTGTTGTTGGAACCGTCAATGGTCTGCTGGATAAGATTCTCGCTCGCCAGTCCTTAAGTAGTAAGGATATTGCCAGCGCAATGGTAGCCGGAAATACGACTATGACTCAATTGTTCCTGGGTGTGGATCCGCGCTATATTCGCCTGGAACCCTATATTCCTACTATGACAACCGTTCCTTCATTCTCTGCTCAGGAGATTGGTCTCCATATGCTGCCAGAGGCGTTGGTACATTGTTATCCCTCAGTCGCAAGTTATGTTGGAGGAGACATTGTTGCCGGAACATTGGTGACGGATTTAGCCAATGGGGAAGATATTATACTGTTTATCGATATTGGAACAAACGGGGAAATTGTGCTCGGCAATCAGGATTGGCTTGTTTCTTGCGCTTGTTCTGCAGGTCCAAGTTTTGAAGGCGGCGGTATTACCTTTGGTATGCGAGCTATGCCAGGGGCAATTGAACGGATCTTCATTGATCCTGAAACCTTGGATGTATCCCTTAAAGTGATCAATGACCAGACACCTGTAGGTATATGCGGATCGGGGCTTGTGGATTGTATGGCCAAATTACTCGGCGCGGGTATTATTGACCGGGCAGGGAATTTCCAGTTAGGACACAAATCAGGCTCACAGCGAATACGAGCTACCGCTGATGATAAAGAGTTTGTCCTGGCTTGGGCTCATCAAGCCGGTGGAGAAAAAGATGTGGTCATTACTGAAAATGATGTTAAGAATGTTATTCGTGCTAAAGGCGCCATCTACGCCGGAATCCGATCATTACTGAATATGGTCGCAGTGGATATTGATATGATCAGCAGGATTGTCATCGCCGGCGGTTTTGGCAATTACCTTAATATCCATGATGCTGTTCAAATTGGACTGCTTCCAGATCTTGAACCAGAGCGGTTCGAGTTTATCGGAAATGCATCCGTCAAGGGTGCAAGGCTAGCATTACTTTCTCAGAATGCGTGGCGGGAAGCAGAAGAATTGGGACGGAAAATGACCTATGTCGAGCTTTCAGTGGGAGCGACCTATATGGACGAATATATGGCTGCCTTGTTTTTACCTCATACGGATATGAACTTATTTCCATCTTTTCAATAA
- a CDS encoding methyltetrahydrofolate cobalamin methyltransferase — MLIFGERINGMFTDIGEALRNKDPKPIQYWAVKQYEGGAHYLDVNSGPAIPTHERVEAYEWMVNVIQEVSELPLVLDSTNYDAIEAGLKVCKRPAIINSCPAEQAKIERVFPMAIKYNAGIIGLTMDKKGIPKDAENRVAFAMELVAAADEYGVPMEDLFIDPLILPVNVAQEHAPEVLESLRQVKMLANPAPRTVLGLSNVSQKSPDRNLINRTYMAMAIACGLDAAIMDANDDDLVDVAATCQILLNRSIYADSYLKVFRAR, encoded by the coding sequence ATGCTTATTTTTGGCGAACGGATTAATGGTATGTTTACTGATATTGGAGAAGCACTTCGTAATAAAGACCCTAAGCCGATTCAATATTGGGCAGTTAAGCAATATGAGGGAGGAGCTCACTATCTCGACGTTAACTCAGGTCCTGCTATTCCAACTCATGAAAGAGTGGAAGCCTATGAGTGGATGGTTAACGTTATTCAGGAAGTTTCCGAATTGCCACTTGTCCTGGACTCAACTAATTACGATGCCATCGAAGCCGGCTTAAAAGTTTGCAAACGCCCGGCAATTATTAACTCCTGCCCTGCAGAACAAGCTAAAATTGAACGCGTATTCCCGATGGCTATTAAATATAACGCAGGAATTATCGGATTGACCATGGATAAGAAAGGTATTCCTAAAGACGCCGAGAATCGTGTAGCATTTGCTATGGAATTAGTTGCTGCAGCAGATGAGTACGGTGTACCTATGGAAGATCTATTCATTGATCCGCTGATTCTCCCTGTCAATGTCGCTCAAGAGCATGCTCCTGAGGTTCTGGAATCCTTAAGACAAGTTAAAATGTTGGCAAACCCAGCACCACGTACGGTTCTAGGATTATCGAATGTATCCCAGAAATCACCAGACCGTAACTTAATTAATCGGACATATATGGCTATGGCAATTGCCTGCGGACTTGATGCCGCCATTATGGACGCCAATGATGATGACCTTGTCGACGTAGCTGCTACTTGCCAAATCCTTCTGAATAGAAGCATCTACGCTGATTCCTATCTTAAGGTTTTCCGCGCCCGCTAA
- a CDS encoding acetyl-CoA decarbonylase/synthase complex subunit delta, with protein MSVALVKEKYSSKVGEVVLGATAEQGGTRTSTITVGGDAALPFLHFEGETKNRPVIAMEVTDVVPTWSDIIKNQIGDVINDPAAWAKKCVDEFGADLIYLKLNGADPEGENRSPEDCARIVKDVLAAVGVPLIVEGCDNAEKNNEIMAVIAEAASGENLLIGIAEQDNYKSITAAAMVHKHTLIARSPLDINICKQLNILINEMGLPLNKIIIDPTVAGLGFGIEYVYSIMERARLGALANDKMLSMPIICTVGYEANRCKEAYASVEEFPGWGDLADRSVLWEAVTASGVLQVGASILVMRNPTAVAVVKKNIADMMGE; from the coding sequence ATGTCCGTAGCGTTAGTGAAAGAAAAGTATTCCAGTAAAGTTGGAGAGGTAGTCCTTGGCGCGACTGCTGAACAAGGAGGAACAAGAACCTCCACCATTACGGTTGGAGGGGACGCTGCCTTACCATTTCTCCACTTTGAAGGAGAAACGAAGAACCGTCCTGTGATCGCTATGGAGGTCACAGATGTTGTGCCAACCTGGAGTGATATAATCAAGAACCAAATTGGGGATGTCATTAACGATCCAGCTGCCTGGGCTAAAAAATGCGTTGATGAGTTTGGCGCTGATCTCATCTATTTAAAACTGAACGGTGCAGATCCTGAAGGTGAAAACCGTTCCCCTGAAGATTGTGCCCGTATCGTAAAGGATGTTTTAGCTGCTGTCGGGGTACCCCTTATTGTAGAAGGGTGCGATAATGCTGAGAAAAATAATGAAATTATGGCGGTTATTGCTGAAGCAGCTTCCGGAGAGAACCTCCTGATCGGTATTGCTGAGCAGGATAACTACAAATCCATTACTGCTGCTGCGATGGTCCACAAACACACTCTAATAGCACGTTCCCCTCTTGATATTAATATCTGCAAACAGCTCAATATCTTAATCAATGAAATGGGCCTGCCTTTAAACAAAATTATCATTGATCCTACGGTCGCCGGTCTTGGTTTCGGTATTGAGTATGTATATTCCATCATGGAGAGAGCACGTCTTGGAGCCTTAGCAAATGACAAAATGCTATCTATGCCAATCATTTGTACTGTCGGATATGAAGCCAATCGCTGTAAAGAAGCTTATGCATCTGTCGAAGAGTTTCCCGGCTGGGGGGATCTCGCAGACCGCAGCGTGCTTTGGGAGGCTGTAACAGCTTCTGGGGTTCTTCAAGTTGGAGCTAGTATTCTTGTCATGCGTAACCCAACAGCAGTTGCTGTGGTCAAAAAGAACATTGCTGATATGATGGGCGAATAA
- a CDS encoding AAA family ATPase, with the protein MSKYIAVAGKGGVGKTTFTALLLRQMVRHKKGTSILAVDADPNANLGEALGLDVTSTISELLEQSKDPKAIPQGMPKNVFIEYKLQQSLVESNDIDLLVMGGPQGAGCYCYPNDILRKHLQDIGENYDFVAVDSEAGLEHISRRTIPRVEVMFVISDSSARGIRSAGRVHDLIRGLKSAVQTVYLIVTKTSEGSMESLREEIERTGLTVIGDIPLDPLVVEYDLAGKPLFDLPDDAVSVQAVESILNRAGIFN; encoded by the coding sequence ATGTCAAAATATATAGCTGTTGCAGGTAAAGGTGGAGTAGGGAAAACCACATTCACCGCTTTATTATTAAGGCAGATGGTACGTCATAAAAAAGGGACTTCAATACTCGCAGTCGATGCAGATCCAAATGCGAATCTAGGAGAAGCTTTAGGCTTGGATGTCACATCAACAATATCTGAATTGCTGGAACAGAGTAAAGATCCTAAAGCGATTCCCCAGGGTATGCCAAAAAACGTTTTTATCGAATACAAGCTCCAGCAATCCTTAGTTGAATCCAATGATATCGATCTGCTTGTCATGGGAGGCCCCCAAGGGGCTGGCTGTTATTGCTATCCTAATGACATCTTGCGCAAACATCTGCAGGACATTGGCGAAAATTATGACTTTGTGGCTGTGGATTCTGAAGCGGGATTAGAGCATATCAGCCGACGAACAATCCCCCGTGTTGAGGTCATGTTTGTCATCAGCGATTCTTCGGCTCGAGGAATCCGTTCTGCAGGAAGAGTTCACGATCTTATTCGAGGATTAAAGTCTGCGGTACAAACTGTCTATTTAATTGTAACTAAGACTAGTGAAGGAAGTATGGAATCCCTGAGAGAAGAGATCGAACGTACTGGTCTTACTGTTATTGGAGACATTCCGTTAGATCCTTTAGTTGTGGAATATGACTTGGCAGGCAAACCATTATTTGATTTGCCGGATGATGCCGTCTCGGTCCAGGCAGTGGAAAGCATTCTGAACCGTGCCGGAATCTTTAACTAG
- the acsB gene encoding acetyl-CoA decarbonylase/synthase complex subunit alpha/beta gives MSMEEIYAGAIKDPNNQPKKLLRRAFDGTTIAMTYAEILLNRAIKDYGTEQEVGYPDTAYHLPVITCLSGEKVTKLGELVPILNRMRSQIRTDLTFENARLWGESVLYAAEIIETLHYLRGDEPKVKPWTGFLGDPIVRKHGIKMVDWTIPGVAVILGRAKDSQSAKKIVDNLMGKGFMIFLCDEVIEQLLEVNVKIGEDYIAFPLGNFTQIIHAVNYAFRAGLAFGGIPAGERENHRDYQRRRIRAFVLNLGELDDVKIAASLGAIFMGFPVLTDQVLSDDMQIPDWYVSEPDYEKIVPLALEIRGIKITNVELPIPVNFGPAFEGETIRKGDTYVEFGGGRTTAFELVQMVGPENIVDGQVTVIGNDIDTVPEGTKLPLGIKIDIYGRKMQADFEGVFERRIHYFANYGEGVWHVAQRDLCWVRISKDARAKGFLMKHFGELLIAKLKEEFPAIIDRVEVTIMLDQAAVEEGLVQARERYRARDDRMRSLTDESVEDFYSCLLCQSFAPNHVCIVTPERVGLCGAVSWLDAKASHEIAPNGPNQPIPKGPAIDELRGMWQSCNEYLYKASNNTLEEVNLYTLMDRPMTSCGCFEAIMAIVPEANGLMLTTREHSGMTPCGMTFSSLAGTCGGGMQTPGFMGIGRTYLLSKKFIPADGGIARIVWMPKELKEFIREDFIQRSIDEGLGADFIDKVADESVGSTVEEILPFLEENGHPCFALDPLM, from the coding sequence ATGTCTATGGAGGAAATTTACGCAGGCGCAATTAAGGATCCTAATAATCAACCCAAAAAACTTTTACGCAGAGCGTTTGACGGCACCACTATTGCTATGACTTATGCTGAAATTTTATTGAATCGTGCAATCAAAGACTATGGTACGGAGCAAGAGGTTGGCTATCCGGATACTGCATATCATCTCCCGGTTATCACCTGTCTTTCCGGAGAAAAGGTGACCAAATTGGGTGAGTTGGTTCCTATTCTGAACCGCATGCGCAGTCAAATCCGCACAGATCTCACCTTTGAAAACGCTCGGCTTTGGGGTGAATCTGTATTATATGCTGCAGAAATTATTGAAACACTTCATTATTTGCGTGGAGATGAGCCAAAAGTCAAGCCTTGGACTGGATTCTTAGGTGATCCGATCGTACGGAAACATGGGATTAAGATGGTTGACTGGACCATTCCTGGTGTTGCTGTAATTCTTGGCCGCGCAAAAGATTCTCAATCCGCTAAGAAAATTGTTGATAATCTAATGGGCAAAGGATTTATGATCTTCCTCTGCGATGAGGTTATTGAGCAATTACTCGAAGTAAACGTTAAAATTGGTGAGGATTATATTGCTTTCCCTCTAGGCAACTTTACGCAGATTATCCATGCTGTTAACTATGCTTTCCGTGCAGGTCTTGCTTTCGGTGGTATTCCAGCCGGAGAACGTGAAAACCATCGTGATTATCAGCGCCGTCGGATTCGGGCTTTCGTTCTTAACCTTGGTGAGCTGGACGATGTCAAAATTGCGGCCTCATTGGGTGCAATTTTCATGGGCTTCCCTGTCTTAACCGATCAAGTGCTCAGTGACGATATGCAAATTCCTGATTGGTATGTCTCAGAGCCTGATTATGAGAAAATTGTTCCATTAGCTTTAGAAATTCGCGGAATTAAAATTACGAACGTTGAATTGCCAATTCCGGTTAACTTCGGTCCGGCATTTGAGGGTGAGACCATTCGTAAAGGGGATACTTACGTCGAATTTGGCGGCGGACGTACCACAGCTTTCGAACTTGTCCAAATGGTTGGACCTGAAAATATCGTTGACGGTCAGGTCACGGTAATAGGTAACGATATTGATACTGTTCCTGAAGGAACCAAACTTCCTTTAGGTATTAAAATTGATATCTATGGACGAAAAATGCAGGCAGACTTTGAAGGGGTTTTTGAACGTCGAATTCACTATTTCGCAAACTATGGTGAAGGAGTTTGGCACGTTGCACAGCGTGATTTGTGCTGGGTGCGGATTTCTAAAGACGCCAGAGCAAAAGGCTTCTTAATGAAACACTTTGGGGAACTATTGATTGCTAAGTTAAAAGAGGAATTCCCGGCTATTATTGACCGTGTCGAAGTAACGATCATGCTTGACCAGGCTGCGGTAGAGGAAGGCCTTGTCCAGGCACGTGAACGCTATCGTGCGCGTGACGACCGGATGAGGAGCTTAACCGATGAGTCTGTCGAAGACTTTTACTCCTGCTTACTTTGCCAATCCTTTGCACCAAACCACGTTTGTATTGTTACCCCTGAACGTGTCGGTTTGTGCGGTGCAGTGAGTTGGTTAGATGCTAAAGCATCTCATGAGATCGCTCCAAATGGACCAAACCAACCTATTCCTAAAGGACCGGCTATTGATGAATTAAGAGGTATGTGGCAATCCTGTAATGAGTATCTGTATAAAGCTTCGAACAATACCTTAGAGGAAGTTAACCTTTATACATTAATGGATAGACCAATGACCTCATGCGGTTGTTTCGAAGCGATCATGGCTATCGTTCCGGAAGCTAATGGGCTTATGCTTACAACACGTGAACACTCGGGAATGACTCCTTGTGGTATGACATTCTCCTCATTAGCAGGAACCTGCGGCGGTGGGATGCAAACCCCAGGATTCATGGGAATTGGAAGAACTTATTTGCTTAGTAAAAAATTCATCCCTGCAGACGGCGGGATTGCCCGTATCGTTTGGATGCCCAAAGAATTAAAAGAATTTATACGGGAAGACTTTATTCAACGATCCATCGACGAAGGTTTGGGAGCAGACTTCATAGACAAAGTTGCTGATGAGTCAGTCGGCAGTACAGTAGAAGAAATCCTTCCTTTCCTTGAGGAAAATGGACATCCATGTTTTGCCCTTGACCCACTAATGTAA
- the acsC gene encoding acetyl-CoA decarbonylase/synthase complex subunit gamma, producing MALTGLEIYKQMPKKNCGECGVPTCLAFAMALASGKASLDSCPYVTDAARENLDSASAPPIKAIKFGKDSVLGDETVLFRHDKTFYHPTTLLIYVADSLSDDELTAKIQEIKGLEFERVGLQYSMDGVAIVQESGDAARFAKVAATVAEATDKSLVLLSNDPEAVKAALAPLASRKPLIGSATADNYEAMVNLAKENSVPVIIKAEGLDALEELVVKAQGLGYKEFVLDPGSRKPVDTLANLTHIRRLAIKKKFRPLGFPVIAFTTKAEPMEEIMEATVYVAKYASAVVLKTSAKAHVLPLMTLRQNIYTDPQKPIQVEPKLHSVGNVDENSPFYITTNFSLTYYSVEGEVETSKIPSYILPIDTDGTSVLTAYAAGKFEPEKIVEAMNASGIADRVKHRNIIIPGYVAVISGKLSELSGWKTIVGPRESSGIVSFSKTLS from the coding sequence ATGGCTCTTACAGGTTTAGAAATCTATAAACAAATGCCTAAGAAAAACTGCGGAGAATGCGGTGTGCCAACTTGCTTAGCTTTTGCTATGGCCTTGGCCTCGGGGAAAGCATCTTTAGACTCTTGTCCATATGTCACTGATGCTGCCCGCGAGAACTTGGATTCCGCTTCGGCTCCTCCGATCAAAGCCATAAAATTTGGAAAAGATTCTGTTCTCGGAGACGAAACGGTTCTTTTCCGTCATGATAAGACCTTCTATCACCCAACGACATTATTGATTTATGTTGCTGACAGCCTAAGTGATGATGAGTTAACTGCCAAAATTCAGGAAATCAAAGGCTTGGAATTTGAGCGCGTCGGTCTTCAATACTCTATGGATGGTGTAGCCATTGTTCAAGAATCCGGAGATGCTGCACGTTTTGCAAAAGTAGCGGCAACTGTGGCAGAAGCTACTGATAAATCCTTAGTATTATTAAGCAACGATCCGGAAGCAGTGAAAGCAGCTCTTGCGCCTTTGGCATCCCGCAAGCCTTTAATTGGATCAGCAACTGCCGATAACTACGAAGCAATGGTCAACCTGGCTAAAGAAAACTCAGTTCCGGTTATTATTAAAGCAGAGGGCTTAGATGCTTTAGAAGAACTTGTCGTTAAAGCCCAAGGCTTGGGGTATAAAGAATTCGTCCTGGATCCTGGTTCGAGAAAACCTGTTGATACCTTAGCAAATCTTACTCATATACGGCGTTTAGCTATTAAGAAAAAATTCCGCCCATTAGGTTTCCCTGTTATTGCCTTTACAACCAAAGCAGAGCCAATGGAAGAAATCATGGAAGCTACTGTTTATGTGGCTAAATATGCCAGTGCTGTTGTGTTAAAGACCAGCGCCAAAGCTCATGTTCTGCCATTAATGACTTTGAGACAAAACATCTACACTGACCCTCAAAAACCAATTCAGGTTGAACCAAAACTGCATAGTGTGGGTAATGTTGATGAAAATTCACCATTCTATATTACGACAAACTTCTCCTTAACCTACTATAGCGTCGAAGGCGAAGTTGAAACCTCCAAAATTCCCAGCTATATTTTACCGATCGATACTGATGGCACTTCTGTTCTCACTGCTTATGCTGCTGGTAAATTTGAACCAGAGAAAATCGTTGAAGCAATGAATGCCAGCGGAATTGCAGATCGGGTAAAACATCGCAACATTATCATTCCAGGCTATGTTGCCGTAATTTCGGGAAAACTTTCTGAACTGTCCGGTTGGAAAACTATTGTTGGGCCTCGTGAGTCCAGCGGAATTGTATCATTCTCGAAAACTTTATCTTAA